The genomic segment GCGCTCGCGCAGGGGCGGCACCTCGATCTCCACCACCTGCAGGCGGTAGTAGAGGTCGTTGCGAAAGGTGCCCGACTCGATGGCTTCGCTCAGCTTGCGGTTGGTCGCCGCCACGATGCGGGCCTTCACCTCGTAGTCGTCCTTGCCGCCCACGCGCCGGAAGCGCCGGTTCTCCAGCACGCGCAGCAGACGACTCTGGAGCAGGATGCCCATTTCGCCGATCTCGTCGAGGAAGATCGAACCGCCGCCGGCCAGCTCGAAGAGTCCCTCCTTGGCGTTCTTGGCGTCGGTGAAGGCGCCCTTCACGTGCCCGAAGAGCTCGCTCTCGAGCAGGTTCTCCGGCACGGCGGCGCAGTTGATCTCCATGAAGCGGTCGCTGCTGCCCTGGCTCACCTCGTGGATGGCCCGGGCGATGATCTCCTTGCCGGCGCCCGACTCGCCCTGGATCAGGATCGAGGTGTCGTTGCCGCTGCGGCTGGCGCCGATCTTCTCGAGGATGTCGGCCACGCGCGCGAGCCCCGGACAGGACTTGATCATGCGCAGGTACTGGCCGTCCATGTCGGGCGCCGTGCGGGCGGCGGCGTGGGAGCGGACGGCGGGCTGCTCCTCCTCCGGTTCGGGTTCGGGCGCCTCGATCGCCACCGGGGCGGCGCGCAGGGCGGCGCGCACCTGCTTCTTGATGTCGCTCAGCTTGAACGGCTTCGGGATGAAGTCGTAGGCCCCGCTGCGCATGGCGCTGACGGCGGTGTCCACGTCGCCGTAGGCCGTCATCATGATCACCGGCGTGCTGTTGCCCTGGTTGCGCAGGGCCTGGAGGATCTCCAGCCCGCTGACGCCGGGCAGGCGCAGGTCGGTCACCACCAGGTCGTACACCTCGCGGTGGGTGCGGGCGAGGGCCTCCTCGCCCGATTCGGCGATCTCGGCGTCGTACCCCTCGGCCTGCAGCGACTCGCGCAGCGACTCGCGGATGGTGGCTTCATCGTCGACGATCAGGATCCTGGCGCTCATTCGGATTCCTCCTCCAGGGTGCGGCCGGCGCCGGCGTCCGCACCGGCGGCGCGCACGGCGCTCCGGTCGGCGACGCGGTCGGCGGCGGGCAGCAGCACCCGGAACACGGTTAGGTCGGCGACGCGATCGGCCATGATGTCTCCGCCATGGGCGACCACGATCTTGTGGCAGATGGAAAGGCCCAGGCCGGTGCCCGAGCTCTTGGTGGTGAAGAACGGTCGGAAGAGCTTGGCGGCATCGGACGCGGCGAAGCCCGGTCCGTCGTCGCGCACCTCGATGACGAGGCCCGGCAGGGCCTGCCGTTCGCCCGTGCGGGTGTCGGCCAGGCCGAGATTCGCGCTGGCACGGATGTCGAGTTCCACGCGGCCACCCGGCGGCGCGGCGTCGACCGCGTTGATCAGCAGGTTCAGCAGCACCTGCTTGATCTGGTTGCCGTCCACGGCGAGGATCAGGTCGGCCACGGTCTGGCCCGGGGCCAGGCCCGCCCACGCCAGGCGCACGTCCTTCTCCGCGGCCCGCGGCGCGGCGAGGTCGAGGACGTCGCGCGCCAGGGGCTGGAAGGCGGTCTCGGTCAGGCGCGGCTGGTAGGGCCGCACGAAGTTCAGCATGCGGGTGATGGTCTCGTTGATGCGCTCGACCTCGCCCGTGATGACCTCGATGTACCGCGACTTGGGATCGTCGGGCCCGAGGTGCTCGGCCAGGAGTTCGGCCTGGGCGCTGAGCCCCATGAGCGGGTTGCGGATCTCGTGGGCCAGGGTCGCGGACATCTCCACCAGGCCCTCGAGCCGATCCGACCGCAGCCGCTCCGCCTCGAGCTGGCGCGAGTCGCGCAGATCCTCGGCCACGACCACCAGCCAGGTCTCGTCGCGGACCCGTCCCGGCATGAGCGACGACTGCAGCAGCACCGGGATCCCGCTGCCGTCCCCGCGCAGGATCTCCCCCTCGCCCCGGAAGGTGCCGCCCCGGGCGTCGCGCAGCACCGGCAGCACCAGGCCCCCGTGGCCATCCAGGCGCAGCCGGGCGTCGGCCAGCAGCTCCGGGCCCGACGGCACCGTTTGGCCCTCCGGCGCACCGCCCCGGCCGCGGCCGACGCGGAAGAGGAAATCCTCCGGCGCCATGTCGGGCGCGCCCCGCCCGGTCAGCATCTCCTGGCCCGAGCGGTTGCAGTACACCGTCCGCCCCGCCTCGTCGAGCACCCAGATCGACGAGCGCACCGTCTCGAGCACGCGCGCGTTGAAGGCGCCGATGTCCCGGATGCGGTCGAGCATCTGGGCTCCGGCCACCTCTTCGGACAGCACCACCTGCACGGCCTGCAGGAAAGGCAGATACCGCGCCGCCACCGCATCGCGGGCGTCGGGACTGACGAAGAGCAGCAGCAGGAAACCGAGCCGGATCTCCTGGTGCTCCAGCGGCAGGGCGATGATGCGCCGCCCCTGCTCCCCGGCGCCGCTGCCGGGCGGGCTCACGCGGAACACGCCGGGGGCCATGATGCTCTCGGCCACCGCCGCGTCGACCTCGTCCTGCAGGTTCACGAGCACCTTGTCCCAGGCGGTCTCCTCCCACTGCCAGGTCTGGCGCGGACTGTAGCCGCCGCCCGGAGCCGAACGGAGGATCAGGGCCGCTCCGCCGGCGCCCACGAATTCGGTCAGGTTCTGCAGGATCTCGCGCAGGACCTCGTCCCAGTTGCCGGCGTTGCTCAGCTCGCGCCCGAAACGGTACAGCAG from the bacterium genome contains:
- a CDS encoding sigma-54-dependent Fis family transcriptional regulator; the protein is MSARILIVDDEATIRESLRESLQAEGYDAEIAESGEEALARTHREVYDLVVTDLRLPGVSGLEILQALRNQGNSTPVIMMTAYGDVDTAVSAMRSGAYDFIPKPFKLSDIKKQVRAALRAAPVAIEAPEPEPEEEQPAVRSHAAARTAPDMDGQYLRMIKSCPGLARVADILEKIGASRSGNDTSILIQGESGAGKEIIARAIHEVSQGSSDRFMEINCAAVPENLLESELFGHVKGAFTDAKNAKEGLFELAGGGSIFLDEIGEMGILLQSRLLRVLENRRFRRVGGKDDYEVKARIVAATNRKLSEAIESGTFRNDLYYRLQVVEIEVPPLRERPQDLEILVNAFIREFNGQLGLQTAPIDAGLLEMLQKYPWPGNVRELKNVLKRIMILDEPAELTPAHFPAHILAGHNPRSGSRQQAFGTATGLMPLSEVERLQILYTLEMTENNKSKAARLLGISRQTLREKLRLYDEAADADGDDPKAAEAEG